TCCACTAGTTTTTCTTGCTTCGTTCCAAATGTAAGGGAGCAAGTTCATTCGGACATTGGCATAAAATCTATATCCCTCAATAGCAATTTTTTGATTGGTTCTCTCCGCAATATTCCATGGAGTGCGATCCTGATTAAACTCACCTTTGCTTTCAGCGTGATACTGCATGATTGGACAAAAGGCCGCCATAGCCGCAGATCTGACATACAATTCGGCCGTTGGAATATCACCATTGAATCCCGCTAAGTCCCAGCCCCAAAATGGAATTCCTGACATTCCAGAAGTGATACCTGCAGCCAAAGACCGCTTAAAGGCGTCAAAAGTCGATCTTTCATCCCCTGCCCAATGTGCCGGGAAGTTTTGAGCTCCCATATATCCGGCACGGCTAAAGGTCATTGCATCTCCGCTTTTAAAGTCATTAGCAAATTGGTAGTACGCCTCTATATAATCATTTGGGTACAAGTTGCGCATTTCGTCGCCGGTTTTCCCATCAGCAAACAGTAATTCGTCTCCGAACACGAACTCCCCACCATCTGTTTTGAATCCATCCACTCCAATTTCAAGCAAATACTTCCGTTTGCTAAACCACCATTCTTTGGCTCCTTGATTTGAAAAGTCCATCAATAGACTTTCCTTAAACCAGCCTTCAGGCATCCTGTATGGAGATTCGTCTTTCTTTTTGACAACATATCCATTTTCCAGCATATATTTTTCATCCGCATCTTTTTGTGGATGCGTTTGCCTGTTCAAGTATTTTTTAATCGGAATCTGCCACAGAAGAACTTTCAACCCGTTATCATGCAGGTATTCAAACAATCCCTTCGGATCCGGCCATCGTCCCCATTCAGGAAACTCCATTTCGTTGTAGGAATGACTTTCTCCATTACCTTTCACATCATATTGGGCATCATTGAACATGTAGTAAGTGGCTTCATCACTCCACTGTTCCAAGACTAGAACAGTCGCTGGTATCTGATATTTGTTTGTTTTCTCAACTTCTGAACGGGTCAGACTGTCCCTGTCCCAGTTATTGCTCGACATCCAGGGTCCAAACGCCCAAACAGGTGGCAATACTGGTTTGCCAGTTTTCGAAGTAAAGGATTTAATCACTTTTTTAGGTGTTCCTAAGAATGCGGTAATAGAGGTGCTTTGTTCTTTTTCTGACATCCTTATCTTTATAGACATGGCATCCTTCAATGAGTGAGCGATGTCAAAATGAGTGTACCTGTTGGTATTAACCACCAAGCCATATCCCAGTGAACTGATATAAAAAGGAACAGGCATATAAGTCCTTGTACCTTGGTCTCGATACTGATTATAAACATAGCAATCAATGATATTCCCGCGCTGCTCAACAGCGTTATATCTCTCACCGAATCCATAAAAGCTTTCGTTCAACGGTGTATGAAAATTAAGCTTTAAATTCCTTATATACCCATTCTTATCAGTCGTACATTCAATAAAGGAAAGGAAATCATGTGACTCTATCAGTGTTTTGTTGGCATCTCTTATGCAGATAAAAAAAGGATCTAACTTCAGATCAACAGTAAATTCTTGGTTTATGGATTTTAGGGTAAGAGCTTCACATTCTTCCTGGAGGAATTCCTGGTTGATATTAGAATCAATATTTATATAAAACTGGTCTTCATTAAAGCCCAAATTGACCTGTGAAGAAAAACCATCCTCATCTTTCGCTAACAAGACTACTTCACTCTCAGCCTTTTCAAATAGGCGGAATTCATTTAGTACCCGGCGTTTTAGAGGTGTGATTGGAAACCGCTCTGATTGCACCTTAAGGCTCTCGCCTTTATAAGCAGAGAAATGATAACTGAATTCCTCCTGCTTGGTCAGCGGCTCTATAGTTCCAGTCCATATGTACACTTTTTTATCATCAACATATTTCCTGGATAACTCATTTGTCTTTACGATATCACCGCTAGCTGACTCTAGAGTTAATAAAACCGTATCTACTTCGCCTTCAGGCCATACCTGGCATGCTACTGTTATTGGGTCTTCGGTTGTCGGATCATGTGGACTGCGTTCTGTAAGCTGCGGTTCGTAAATGTTATGATTGCCATATGGTGTATGTAAAATTTTGTA
This window of the Mesobacillus jeotgali genome carries:
- a CDS encoding glycoside hydrolase family 31 protein → MDSKAMYSKLLKAHVYQLNNDYPSSERILLNYKPQLDKDSIYLIATWLWNVQNHLKETNSESLKGVNVQPYLTFLQENWRKPFERIWGDGKKDIHVSNIAMVYAALTQSKNNLQQYEIQKTITEIRDFVFDSLLSGGMLLNAVNERQISLDMLTAVMPYGLFSPEDLIVVEAVSQIERQLVNNTGALKTIESKKESSSATALLSLYFLEKGNYEKANTYLNLAQSLLGKESTEESELGKVIFEMIEHYKVDPIEEYKILHTPYGNHNIYEPQLTERSPHDPTTEDPITVACQVWPEGEVDTVLLTLESASGDIVKTNELSRKYVDDKKVYIWTGTIEPLTKQEEFSYHFSAYKGESLKVQSERFPITPLKRRVLNEFRLFEKAESEVVLLAKDEDGFSSQVNLGFNEDQFYINIDSNINQEFLQEECEALTLKSINQEFTVDLKLDPFFICIRDANKTLIESHDFLSFIECTTDKNGYIRNLKLNFHTPLNESFYGFGERYNAVEQRGNIIDCYVYNQYRDQGTRTYMPVPFYISSLGYGLVVNTNRYTHFDIAHSLKDAMSIKIRMSEKEQSTSITAFLGTPKKVIKSFTSKTGKPVLPPVWAFGPWMSSNNWDRDSLTRSEVEKTNKYQIPATVLVLEQWSDEATYYMFNDAQYDVKGNGESHSYNEMEFPEWGRWPDPKGLFEYLHDNGLKVLLWQIPIKKYLNRQTHPQKDADEKYMLENGYVVKKKDESPYRMPEGWFKESLLMDFSNQGAKEWWFSKRKYLLEIGVDGFKTDGGEFVFGDELLFADGKTGDEMRNLYPNDYIEAYYQFANDFKSGDAMTFSRAGYMGAQNFPAHWAGDERSTFDAFKRSLAAGITSGMSGIPFWGWDLAGFNGDIPTAELYVRSAAMAAFCPIMQYHAESKGEFNQDRTPWNIAERTNQKIAIEGYRFYANVRMNLLPYIWNEARKTSGTGIPLMRSLFMENPEDQRGEGVFDQYYFGSSLLVAPVTEEGATSRKVYFPEGTWFDFWNGKRIIGPAYELIDSPLDHIPVYVKEGAVILTNVDQTLQIGSWVSNDITSYVRPLLRIYLKDGLSERINDHLNNQWVVDVIEESDRWKISVSGPTEEFEVYLPEEANSEGKAVFINGKKKA